A genomic segment from Candidatus Obscuribacterales bacterium encodes:
- the lspA gene encoding signal peptidase II, with amino-acid sequence MTFKNHLFWIIAFIGLVADQITKYWTVQALELGETIPIWEGVFHFTFVTNTGAAFSLFSDNGTWLRWLSLLVSLGLMVFAWLGPRLNRLEQVGYGFILGGALGNGIDRFATGEVVDFLDFRLIRFPVFNVADICINIGILCILIAAFTLPPDHPGDRRPS; translated from the coding sequence ATGACGTTCAAAAACCATCTGTTTTGGATTATCGCCTTCATTGGTTTGGTGGCGGATCAAATCACCAAGTACTGGACAGTGCAAGCCCTAGAGTTGGGGGAAACGATTCCCATCTGGGAGGGCGTCTTTCACTTCACCTTTGTCACCAACACCGGGGCAGCGTTTAGTCTCTTTAGCGATAACGGCACCTGGCTGCGCTGGCTGTCGTTGCTGGTCAGCCTTGGTCTGATGGTGTTTGCCTGGCTCGGCCCCCGACTCAATCGCCTGGAGCAGGTGGGCTATGGGTTTATTTTGGGGGGCGCGCTGGGGAATGGCATCGATCGCTTTGCCACCGGTGAAGTCGTGGATTTTCTCGACTTTCGGCTGATCCGCTTCCCTGTGTTCAACGTGGCGGACATCTGCATTAACATCGGTATTCTTTGCATCTTGATCGCTGCCTTTAC